Within the Bacillus sp. FSL K6-3431 genome, the region GGTTTTGATTCCAAAGTGGATGACTGCATGATAAATATAGACATTCAAAAAGTATTCGATGAAATCGAAATTACGATTGAAGATAATGGTATTGGTATGTCAGAGGAAGATTTAACACGCATTCAAAGAAACCTTAGTTCTGGACAATTTGTTCAAGGTGAAAGAATTGGAATGAATAATGTGAACAATAGAATTAAGCTTTATTTTGGAGAAGAATTTGGAATTGACTTATATAGTGAGAAGAATAAATATACAAAAGTCATTATGAGACTTCCTTATCAAAGGAAAGGAGTAGGCGTATGACAAAATTATTAATTGTTGATGACGAAAATTGGGTTCGGGATACAATAAAAACTTTGGTTACACAAGCATCATCGCCTATTAAGCATATGGATGTTATGGAAGCTAAAAATGGAATAGAAGCGTTGGAATTAATGAAAATTGTACAGCCTGAAGTTGTTATTACGGATATGAAGATGCCAGGTATAGATGGAAAAGAATTACTTGAAATAATGGAAAAAAACTATCCCCATCTACCGGTAATCGTTTTAAGTGGATATCATGATTTTGTTTATACAAAGCAAGCAATCAAGTCGAAGGTGATCGAATACTTACTAAAACCTGTTGATGAAAGGGAATTATTTCAGGCGATAGAAAAGTCCATGGAAATGAAAAAAGGATTAGAACATCAACATATAAATTACGAGATGATATCGATTAATAGGCCGGAAATATCAGAGGTTATTCAGACGCATCTCAAGAATGTTTTCTTTGATTTTAAAGAATTAAATGCATCCTTATTTTTGGCACATATGCAACAATTTTCAAATGAAACAAACAAATCCTTAAAGACGGATGAATCGTTCATTATACATTTGCAACAAAAGTTTTTAATGACGATTGAAGAGGTTATGCGTGATCATCAGCTTCGCCTAGAAGATTTGAAAATAGACTTATTAAAGTTCTATATAAATCGATCTGCTAGATTTGAGCAAGTCATTGAAAAGCAAATGGAAATTGGACATGCTATTATCACTACTATCGAGAGAAATAGAAGCTTGAAGAAGAAGCTTAATTTGGAAGAAATTAAAGATTATGTAGATCAGAACTATGACATTCCGGACATATCTTTAGATGTAGTAGCAAAAACCTTCTTTATTAGTAAAGAGTATTTAACTACTGTATTTAAAAAGAAGTATGGTTACAATATTACCGAATATATCATTTCTTTAAGAATGGAAAAAGCAAAACAACTTGTAATGAATACAACGATGCAGTATAAAACGATAGCTGAAAAAGTGGGATATGAGGACCCCCCTTACTTCTACCGGGTATTTAAGAAGTACTTTCGTATATCACCGGGAGAAATGAGGAAAACCTGAATATATTGTACCCTCCTTGTAAGCTAAACTCTCTGATTTTCGAGATGTAAATCTGCCAAATTTCCAAAAACCTACTGGGAATTAGGCTTTATTGAATATTCTGTATCCTCTTTTTTAGGTATTTTCAAAAAAAGACATGCGAAAGAAGCGTCACATATTTATTTTTTAAAAAGGCTGTTTTTGCAAACATTGTTGCTTTACCAAGTAGTGTGTGGTTGATTTCCGCTACAGTTGCTCGCTTTCCGCGGGGCGGGCGGTGAGCCTCCTCGGCGTAAACGCCTGTGGGGTCTCACCTGTCCCGCTGATCCCGCAGGAGTCTCGCACTTTCGCTCTAATCAACCTTCAACATATTTTGTTTTAAAAGCAACAAACCTTTAGAATAGAGCCTTTAAAAAAGATTAAGCCATTAAAGAGAAAATATGAACGTTAAGAAACGATAGTTCATCTTTTTGATGAGCATACACAGCGTCAATATCGGGATCCCTTCGGGAGAGATTTGTATATCAATTTTCGGGCTGAAGTTTTTCTTGGTTCGGACATTTAAATCGATGAAAGGCTCGATCTGGTAGTGATACAGCAATTCATAAATGGGTTCAGCATCGTGTGCAGCATCAAAAAAATTTTGCCGATTTTGCCCAAGGTAGTACGTTGCGAAAATTCAATAGCGCTGGCAACTAGGCTGACAGAATCATGCTAGGAAGCAGGTTGAAGAAGTCTTGGATACAACGGTAAATCGTATCAACTGTGCTGGCGGATATCATGTAAAAGATGGTATCCGTTGAAGTACTTTTCCCGTGAGCTGTCCCACCCTGATTCGATATCAGGCTAAGAATACTTGCGCGAGTGGTTACATTTCGTTAGTCCATGGGCATTGCAATCACAAGTTCGCTTGCTTCTGGGTTATCTAGTCGTTTCATAGGTGTGCCGTCTCTGGCAACACCTATTGGGTCCAAATCTCCGAGGAAGCCTAATTTGGCCGAAGTTTTCAAAAAATTCACTTGGAACAATTCAAACAATTGGTCCCCTGGCAGCTCCTTTTAATTGGAGTCATACCGGAAAAAACGATCGATTAACTTTCTTACAATTCCCGGACTTGAGAGGAATAATTTTTCTTCCTTTTTAGGTTTCTTCTTTTTATTTTTTTGCGCTTTGGTTTGATATAGGGCTTTAAATTAGCGTCTTCCCTTCCCTAGAGACGGTGAAAGAAGTCGTAGAAAAAGTCCCACCGGAACATCTCTAGGTTCAAAGCCACCCGGTGTAATTCATCCACCCATTCTGTGATACTAAGGGCTGGTTTAGCTAAGAGAAGCAGAAGGTATGAACAGTTTCCCTACCATGACCAAAAGAATGTCTCAGTTGACTGGAGTGGAAGGCGGCGACTCCTGGGGGATCAGCGTGACAGGTGAGACCCCGCAAGGCGCGAAGCGACTGAGGCGGCTCACCGCACGCCCCCCGGAACGCGTCCGCCTGGAACGGAAATCAACGGTGGTAGGAAGACACGTTGTATGTAGAGTATTTATCACATTCCATACAGAATGGGTAATTCTACTTATAAAAACAAGAAAGTCTTGAACAATCCGGCTTGGTGAATGCCAAGAGTCAATTAAGCTCATAGGAGGGAGTTTTATTTTGTGGATATTAATAAAGTACAAGTGTAAGCGATAACATTTTCAATTTTCCAAAGTGACGAAAAGCAATATAATAGATATATATAAGGGGGAGTTAATATGAAAAGAATATTTATTACTATGCTTACTCTAATTTTATTTGGAGGTTTGCTAGCAGCCTGTGGTTCAAAAGGAGGTTCAGCAACAAATTCAAGTGGTGAAAAACTGGAGAAAGTTGATTTAAAAGTGTTTATCTCACAGCCCCGCTTTAAGAAACAGTATGAAACTTATCTGGATCAATTTGTTGAAAAACAAAAAGAAGAAAAGGGTAGAGATATAAATATTAAGCTTGAGATGCCAAATGTCAATCAGGCGGATCAATTATTAAAAACTCGGTTGGCTTCTGGAGATAGCCCAGACATATTCAGCCTTCATGCAGGGAACGATCTCCCAGTATATGACAAAGCTGGATATTTGGAAGATTTATCAGGCGAGCCATTTATAGAAAAATTATACGATACAATCACTCCAGGAGTAACAATTGATGATCGTGTGCTTGCTGTGCCTTTAGAAACAGTACAATGGGGTTTCTTGTACAATAAAGATTTATTTGCTGAATATGATCTCGAAGCCCCATCAACGATTAGTGAAATGGAAGAAGTAATTAAGACACTGGAAGAAAATGATGTAACACCGTTTATACGCGCATATAAAGATGCTTATATACCGCAATTATTCTTGCCGATAACCGTCGGAGCAGCGGATATAACAACAAATAAGGGGTTTATTGACAGCATGAATGAAGGTAACGGGAGTTTTGCTGATTTGAAAGATATGTTCCCTATTATAGATCTTGTTGATAGCCACGGAACTGATAGAGCGTTTGAAATTGGACAAGACCAAGGTGCATCTGACTTTGCCAATGGCAAAGCGGCTATGTGGGTACAAGGTGCATGGATGGCTGAATCTATTATGGCTGCGAATGAAAACTTTAACTTTGGAGTTGCAGCACTCCCTATTAATGATGATCCCAATTCAACATTAATAAATTTAGGTAGTTCCACATCTCTTGCTGTTTCAAAAGAAAGTAAAGTAAAAGATGTAGCGAAAGATTTTATTAATTATGTAATGGATGAAAAGGATTCAAGCGCATTTTATGAAAGCTTGGCATTTAACCCTATCTCTGATTTGCATACTTTTGAGCCATATCCTTGGTTAGAGGATTCGAGCGCTTATGTTGCAGATGGAAAAGTATATCAAGATCCTACCATTCCATCTGCAGTAAAATCTGAATCGGAAAAACTATTCCAAAGCTACTTCGCAGGCGATGCCACACAAGAAGCCGTAATCAAAGGACTCGATCGCGCATGGGAGCAATACTTAAAAATAAATAAAAAATAACCAGAATTGATTAGAAGCACGAGTTAGAGTGAGTAAAGGAAGATAGCGACGATGCTATCTTTCTATACTCTGGAATGAAGACTGGAAAGGAATGAATCCTATGTCTGTGAAAGAGCCAGTAATAGAAACACGCAACAGGACCTCTATTGATTTAGCAATTCCTAAAAAAAGTAGTTTTAAAAAGAAGTACCTAAGTTTACTATTATTCGTATCACCCGCATTTCTATTTTATCTTTTGTTTTTATTTATCCCCACTATCGGTGCAGGTGTGTATAGTTTTACGGATTGGAATGGCTTGAATCCGAATTATGCATTCGTCGGATTCAGCAATTATATAGAAGCATTTAAAGAAGATATAGCTTTTAGACATTCATTTTTATTTACTTTAAGGTATACAGTGTTTGTGTTTATTATCCAAAACGTAGTTGCACTTACGCTAGCTTTACTAATTGAATCAAAAACTAGATCAAAAGGCTTTTTTAGAACTATTTTCTTTATGCCTAATATGCTCAGTTTAATAATAAGTGCATTAATGTTTTCATTTATTTTTACAAATGTACTACCAGAGCTTTCTCAAAAGGCTTTACTTACAGTACTTGATCAACCTTGGATTGGTGATGCTAGAGTTTCATTCTATTCGATTTTGATTGTTTCACTATGGCAAGGGATTGGATACATGATGGTTATTTATATGGCTGCCTTACAGGGAGTGCCAAAGCATTTAAAAGAAGCTGCGATGATTGATGGAGCAAATGTCTTCCAAAGACTAAGACATGTAATTCTCCCAATGATTATGCACGCTATCACAATTTGTTCCTTTTTAACATTAAATGGAGCGTTTAAAGTATTCGATGTTGTTTACGCTTTAACGCAAGGTGGTCCAGGAACTTCTACACAAGTAATTGCTTTAAATATTTATGAAGAAGCGTTCTCGAATAACTTTCGCTTTGGATATGCCAATTCAAAAGCGATGATTTTGTTTATGGTCGTTCTTATCATAACTCTTATCCAAGTTAGAGTAACGAAAGGTAAGGAGGTAGAAGCATGAAACAGAACCGTGTAGCATCCATATCAGTAAATGTTATTTTAACGGTTTGTGCTGCCATTTCATTCTTTCCAATCTATATGGCGATCATTAACTCCTTTAAAACACAAAGCGAAATTTTTAGTTCGGTTTTAACGCTACCGACTTCATTAAATTTTGATAATTATATTGGTGTGTTTAGTGAGTTAAATCTGTTAGGAAGTGGTTTTAACACATTGATTGTAACGGTAATTGGACTTGGGGGCATTGTAATTTGTGGTTCTTTAGCTGGATATAAACTTGCTAGAACACGTGGTAAATTAAGTAATATAATCTTCATGCTTTTTATTGCTTCCATGTTAGTTCCATTTCATTCCATCATGATTACACTTAGTCAAATGGCAAAAGGTATTGGCATACAAGGCTCCTTACCTGGCCTAGGTTTAATATATATCGGACTTGGCGTAAATATGGCAGTCTTCCTTTATCATGGGTTTGTAAAATCAATTCCTCTGGAGCTTGAAGAAGCAGCAAAAATAGATGGTTGTAGTGACTTGCAAATTTTCACCAGAATCATCTTTCCTTTGCTAAAACCAATTACAGCAACTATTTTGATTTTAAATGTTTTATGGCTTTGGAATGATTTCTTATTGCCTTTGATTATGCTAACAGATGTTAATAATTATACATTGATGCTTTCAATCAATATGTTAATTGGGCAATATAACAGCGATTGGCCAAAAATATTGGCTGGCTTAGTATTAACAGCACTTCCTGTTATTGTTTTCTATGCCTTTTTCCAAAAACATATATTGTCCGGGATTTCGGAAGGTGCTATTAAATAAATAATAATTTGGGCTATGTTCAAAGAACGTAGCCCGCTTGTTTGTTGTGAAAAAACTGAATATTCTATTCCCTGTAGGAAGATGAGACTATGAAAGAATCGTTATATGGTGTTGTATAATACAATGTATATATGCCAAACGTTTAGAAGTAGATATATTAAAGGAGGAACGAAGATGGAACCGAAAGGAATCTTCAATGGCTTTGATCTATCAACTATTGAAAAAAATAGGAGAAATATGATTGTCCATGCTCTCCTTGGAGACAATATAGCTTTAAAAGAACTTCTTCATAATGATCCGGGACTCGCTAACGCCAATTGGGGATATTTTACACCTATCCACTTCGCTGTAAGGTCGGGGCATATCGACTCTATCAAACTATTATTGGAGCATGAAGCAGATATAACCAAGAATCCTATCGGATGGTCCGATGACCTTATTACAAAGGCTAAGGATCGGGGATACAAAGAAATAGTAGACATTTTAGAACAACATCTTGCCAAAAGTTTTCAAGTCACACCCGGTGGTAGCAAACTTGCAAATTTAATAAAAAAAGGTCAGAAAGAGATAATACTGCACGAATTGGATGAATGTCCCGAATCTGTTCATGCCGGTGACGAACATGGTAATAGTCCTTTGCACTGGGCAGTCCTCACCCGACAAATATGGCTGATAGACGACTTGCTCCAGCGCGGGGCGAACATTCAAGCGAAAAGAGCGGATGGGGCAACACCTGTACATCTCTCAATACATGGTGACTATTGGTTTCGGTCTAATCGGGATTTAAGCAAACAAGCGCTACGTAACGAATGGTTCTTGGCAGGGTACTTGATAGCTCGGGGCGCTGAATACGATATTTGGATCGCTGCAGCTGTTGGCGACTCTGATCATGTCGAATCCTTGTTGCAAAGCGATCCGACATTATCTAACATGAAAAATTCGGTGTGTAGACGCCCCTTAGGCTACGCGGCCAGAAATGGACATACTGAAACGGTCAAGCTTCTGCT harbors:
- a CDS encoding response regulator, producing MTKLLIVDDENWVRDTIKTLVTQASSPIKHMDVMEAKNGIEALELMKIVQPEVVITDMKMPGIDGKELLEIMEKNYPHLPVIVLSGYHDFVYTKQAIKSKVIEYLLKPVDERELFQAIEKSMEMKKGLEHQHINYEMISINRPEISEVIQTHLKNVFFDFKELNASLFLAHMQQFSNETNKSLKTDESFIIHLQQKFLMTIEEVMRDHQLRLEDLKIDLLKFYINRSARFEQVIEKQMEIGHAIITTIERNRSLKKKLNLEEIKDYVDQNYDIPDISLDVVAKTFFISKEYLTTVFKKKYGYNITEYIISLRMEKAKQLVMNTTMQYKTIAEKVGYEDPPYFYRVFKKYFRISPGEMRKT
- a CDS encoding ABC transporter substrate-binding protein, encoding MKRIFITMLTLILFGGLLAACGSKGGSATNSSGEKLEKVDLKVFISQPRFKKQYETYLDQFVEKQKEEKGRDINIKLEMPNVNQADQLLKTRLASGDSPDIFSLHAGNDLPVYDKAGYLEDLSGEPFIEKLYDTITPGVTIDDRVLAVPLETVQWGFLYNKDLFAEYDLEAPSTISEMEEVIKTLEENDVTPFIRAYKDAYIPQLFLPITVGAADITTNKGFIDSMNEGNGSFADLKDMFPIIDLVDSHGTDRAFEIGQDQGASDFANGKAAMWVQGAWMAESIMAANENFNFGVAALPINDDPNSTLINLGSSTSLAVSKESKVKDVAKDFINYVMDEKDSSAFYESLAFNPISDLHTFEPYPWLEDSSAYVADGKVYQDPTIPSAVKSESEKLFQSYFAGDATQEAVIKGLDRAWEQYLKINKK
- a CDS encoding carbohydrate ABC transporter permease; translated protein: MSVKEPVIETRNRTSIDLAIPKKSSFKKKYLSLLLFVSPAFLFYLLFLFIPTIGAGVYSFTDWNGLNPNYAFVGFSNYIEAFKEDIAFRHSFLFTLRYTVFVFIIQNVVALTLALLIESKTRSKGFFRTIFFMPNMLSLIISALMFSFIFTNVLPELSQKALLTVLDQPWIGDARVSFYSILIVSLWQGIGYMMVIYMAALQGVPKHLKEAAMIDGANVFQRLRHVILPMIMHAITICSFLTLNGAFKVFDVVYALTQGGPGTSTQVIALNIYEEAFSNNFRFGYANSKAMILFMVVLIITLIQVRVTKGKEVEA
- a CDS encoding carbohydrate ABC transporter permease — translated: MKQNRVASISVNVILTVCAAISFFPIYMAIINSFKTQSEIFSSVLTLPTSLNFDNYIGVFSELNLLGSGFNTLIVTVIGLGGIVICGSLAGYKLARTRGKLSNIIFMLFIASMLVPFHSIMITLSQMAKGIGIQGSLPGLGLIYIGLGVNMAVFLYHGFVKSIPLELEEAAKIDGCSDLQIFTRIIFPLLKPITATILILNVLWLWNDFLLPLIMLTDVNNYTLMLSINMLIGQYNSDWPKILAGLVLTALPVIVFYAFFQKHILSGISEGAIK
- a CDS encoding ankyrin repeat domain-containing protein yields the protein MEPKGIFNGFDLSTIEKNRRNMIVHALLGDNIALKELLHNDPGLANANWGYFTPIHFAVRSGHIDSIKLLLEHEADITKNPIGWSDDLITKAKDRGYKEIVDILEQHLAKSFQVTPGGSKLANLIKKGQKEIILHELDECPESVHAGDEHGNSPLHWAVLTRQIWLIDDLLQRGANIQAKRADGATPVHLSIHGDYWFRSNRDLSKQALRNEWFLAGYLIARGAEYDIWIAAAVGDSDHVESLLQSDPTLSNMKNSVCRRPLGYAARNGHTETVKLLLNWDADPNAEERDASRGSALWNAAAGNYEECAKLLLEHGADPNSIVEAGSNPLFIAMSNGHTSLVNLLYTYGASMNLDSACCLGRIDLVGEIIKANPALVNAGGDYGPLCMAAGYGHMDIVKMLIRSGADLNAPWYTNNYIGYALDQGPEMVKFLLESGADSNNANWLGVTYLHKAAWLGTIEFAQLLIDFGADVNVLDEEYNSTPLGWAAKYGHIEMVQFLLNIGANPHLPLDESWAQPLSWAKRKGYLDIVDMLEDIDFSALNDLT